A genome region from Microtus ochrogaster isolate Prairie Vole_2 chromosome 1, MicOch1.0, whole genome shotgun sequence includes the following:
- the LOC101987915 gene encoding small ubiquitin-related modifier 2 — translation MADEKPKEGVKTENNDHINLKVAGQDGSVVQFKIKRHTPLSKLMKAYCERQGLSMRQIRFRFDGQPINETDTPAQLEMEDEDTIDVFQQQTGGVY, via the coding sequence ATGGCCGACGAGAAACCCAAGGAAGGAGTCAAGACCGAGAACAACGACCATATTAATTTGAAGGTGGCGGGGCAGGATGGCTCTGTGGTGCAGTTTAAAATTAAGAGGCATACACCACTTAGTAAACTAATGAAAGCCTATTGTGAACGACAGGGTTTGTCAATGAGGCAGATCAGATTCCGGTTTGATGGACAGCCAATCAATGAAacagacacacctgcacagtTGGAAATGGAGGATGAAGATACGATTGACGTGTTCCAGCAGCAGACAGGAGGTGTCTACTAA